The Globicephala melas chromosome X, mGloMel1.2, whole genome shotgun sequence genome window below encodes:
- the LOC132594450 gene encoding melanoma antigen preferentially expressed in tumors-like, protein MDQKTTVTLLELAAKSLLNNEPAAIHALDEIPRDLFVPLFNAAFSGGHKTILKAMVKVWPFRCLHIGSLTTRESYYDILEAMIDGLQILPAQNSFSCKIQQNVGSLHVCCRDLQIDRMSGHKSILQFLDLGCIENLEVDQANLSEVITLLAQVIHLNSLTLCNIPFKTYNRRKFRSFLLCLGRLDHLQELSLSFFCLTDQLHKLLRVVPPQLDSLYLPHCQLSHRDVTVLSQSSQATHLRVLSLSNNHIFSEVYEPFQALLEKVSSTLQHLVINNCMITDSTLSAVIPALSHCTHLRVLSFAFNPITMPVLKSLLQHLTSLMKLKHVIYPVPVHCYEEWIFHDRLDRQKLAEVQAQLEAMLHGAQRNDMKWVSCSE, encoded by the exons ATGGACCAAAAGACCACAGTCACCCTCCTTGAGCTTGCTGCAAAGAGTCTGCTGAATAATGAGCCTGCAGCTATCCATGCCCTGGACGAAATCCCAAGAGACCTCTTTGTTCCATTGTTCAACGCTGCCTTCTCCGGTGGGCATAAGACGATCCTAAAGGCAATGGTGAAGGTTTGGCCTTTTCGCTGTCTCCATATTGGGTCATTGACCACACGGGAATCATACTATGACATCTTGGAAGCCATGATTGATGGTCTGCAGATCCTCCCTGCCCAGAACTCTTTCTCTTG TAAGATTCAGCAGAATGTTGGGTCCTTGCACGTCTGCTGCAGAGATTTGCAAATCGATAGAATGTCTGGGCACAAAAGTATCCTGCAGTTTCTGGATCTGGGGTGCATTGAGAACCTGGAAGTGGATCAGGCTAATCTGAGTGAAGTCATCACCCTTTTGGCTCAGGTGATCCACCTGAACAGCCTTACTCTGTGTAACATCCCCTTTAAAACTTATAATAGAAGGAAATTCAGATCTTTTCTCCTCTGCCTTGGGCGGCTGGACCATCTCCAGGAGCTCAGCTTGTCTTTCTTCTGCCTCACAGATCAACTGCACAAACTGCtcag AGTTGTGCCACCTCAGTTGGATTCACTGTATCTACCTCACTGTCAGCTTTCTCACAGAGATGTCACTGTCCTGTCCCAGAGCTCTCAGGCCACCCACCTAAGGGTATTGAGTCTCAGTAACAACCACATCTTCTCAGAAGTTTATGAGCCCTTCCAGGCTCTGCTGGAGAAGGTCTCAAGCACCCTGCAACATCTGGTGATAAACAATTGTATGATAACTGATTCTACTCTCTCTGCCGTCATCCCAGCCCTGAGCCACTGTACTCACCTCCGTGTCCTTAGCTTTGCCTTCAATCCCATTACAATGCCTGTGCTCAAGAGCCTTCTGCAGCACTTGACTTCCTTGATGAAGCTGAAGCATGTGATTTATCCTGTCCCTGTCCATTGCTACGAGGAATGGATTTTTCATGACCGTTTGGACCGACAGAAACTTGCTGAAGTTCAGGCTCAGTTGGAAGCGATGCTGCACGGGGCACAGAGGAACGACATGAAATGGGTCAGTTGTTCAGAGTGA